The Brassica oleracea var. oleracea cultivar TO1000 chromosome C6, BOL, whole genome shotgun sequence genomic interval TGATGATCTAGAGCTGTGTAATAAATTTCCATGGGGACGTTTCACGTTTGATCACTGCATGAAAGAGATCAAACATGTGAAGGATATCATTTTAGAAGAGGACTGCCCGAAAACCCGAAATGGGCATTTCTTGGGTTCATCAACCCTTTAGAGGTAGATTGCATGAATATTTCAGAAGCATATAGCATATGATATATGAACTAATATGTTCGCTTGAAATGATGTGCATTGTGCAGATATTGGCATTTGAATGCATTCTTGTCCTGAAGGCAGAATTTAGCGAACCTGTGCCAAACTACGACCCTAGTTGTCCAAGAATGTGCAAGTGGAAGTTCACATCAACTGGGACAACAGGATATGCACTGGAAGAACTTTATAAGGCTCTTGGAAACACAAAGGTGAAAATTTAGTAAGATGTTTGTGGAATTTTTGATGAAACTTTGGGTTCTGTAAACTTAATAATGCTTAATCTGTTTTTTTTTTATTTCAGACAATTTCTAGTATTTTGCCACCAATTTAACGTGAGCAACAAGTTATCTACCAGACAATGGACGAAGGATGTTGGGAAGATATGGAACTTTTAGATGATGGGGATGATGATGATGCAATTGTTGATGTATGGAAGAAGTTCATAGTTCAGGAAAGAGGGCAGATATATTGGGAGGATATCTGCAAGGAAGATATTAAGTCTCGAAGTCTAGAGATAGAACAGCTAGAAGGGGATCAACTGGAGGAGGAGGAGCATGAGGCTGGGAACGAGCCTCCGATGATTGTCGGTGGAGAAGCTGTGGCAGATCTTGAAAGTTTAAAAGAAACGGTGATGAGTCTGATGACTCAGATGACTACAATGGAAGGGAATTTTAATAACAAGCTTGAGGGCTTTGACAGAAGACTAAAAATGTTGGAAGGAGATAGTATTGGGAGAAAAGGTTTTGAAAATATGGACTTTCAATATAATGAAGATGGTGGAACGTCTGGACAGCAAGAGAAAGGTATAATTACATTTTAAAAAGTATTATTGTTGTGTGTTTTTCTTGTGTTGTGTGTTGTTTTTGTGTTGTGTGTGGAAAAAAAGACAAAGGTATAAATACAATATTAATCTTGTGTTGTG includes:
- the LOC106297551 gene encoding glutamic acid-rich protein-like, whose translation is MDEGCWEDMELLDDGDDDDAIVDVWKKFIVQERGQIYWEDICKEDIKSRSLEIEQLEGDQLEEEEHEAGNEPPMIVGGEAVADLESLKETVMSLMTQMTTMEGNFNNKLEGFDRRLKMLEGDSIGRKGFENMDFQYNEDGGTSGQQEKGNEDEEDEDDGKEAEHDDDNGEKDDTEKEHEDEEAEDDGNEHEDEDNDEKDDTEKDHDEEAEDDGNEHENDGKEPEKELEMMLRMMGKRLKRS